The Amphiura filiformis chromosome 8, Afil_fr2py, whole genome shotgun sequence genomic sequence taaaaatattacgcTCCTGGGGTATTTATTAGAAAATGGTATGTATTTCAAGTTTTGCTACACCATTAAATTTAGCACAactttaaattgaaaatttttcaaataCTGCCATGTCTTGGATTGGATGCAAAACCCCTCACACCATCACACCCGTGTCTCTAGGCCCTGACCTTTAAATTAAATCTTGGTTTAAAATTTCCTTCAAGAATCCAAATTGCTGAGagaaatttaactcaaaactatGAATAAGAATATTTGTGGTCTCCGGCAATGCGAGGTAAAAAAGAAGATATATTAAacttatcccacaatgcatttcttccctgtacttaTTTGCTATCAGTGCAACAATATGAGTCActtgtgacaaaaaaaaaaaccctaaatttacagagctcatccagatcttgcaaattgAGGGATTTTTGTCACTATTCCTAACCCACATTACACTGAACAGCAAATCAGTACAAGTGAAGAAATGCATTTGTGGGAAGTGTCTGATATCTTCTCTGGACTTCTGTCATTTCCTTTACCTTTACTGATTCTAGTATGCGCACAGCCATAGCGTGGTCATTAAGTCTCCTGCAGGCTCTCAGGGCTGCTGACACAATCTTGGGTTCTGGTACCAAATCAAAGCCATACAGCTCGTTGAGGCCTCTCCTCAGGGCCCAATCATCGAGGTCCTCACGGTTGAAGTAATCTACCCAGTCATTGTCAAATTCTTCATTTGTCTGCTGAGATGAATGCCTCACTTGCTGTGATGCAACTGTGATAATGAGAAAGTTACGAGATGAAAGAAAACAGTCAAGAAATTAACAGAACATGTGGTAATATTCATATACAaagtagggctgttgtcgaggataacagggactgtcttttggaatttgcaggagagcattaaatagctcttctggcaccttcaaggagagctgtttagagcatttacaatagaatgtaaggagagaatggtcaactaaggagagctaaaaccactcctatatcagattttaggagagcagtagagagtgattgctctcactctactcaaaaggcagtccctggtatAATTTTCATTGTCGACATATATAGAATTGCATAAATGGAAAGAttatgcccagcgaggtcacgtcacactcggtgtgacgtgccctgaactccaaataactttcgtaagcgacaaattgcaggaaagcgtgccaatttaagcttcctgtaatatctattgcacataacatacgaagtcacaaacttacaaacttcaatatgcacttcaaataaagcagaccagctgttaattattaccgatcctgcagaataacttacataatcgtccatttcatgcaatcccgttgctcagaattgcaaattgCATTTTTATCTGTCAAGTGCGCTGTGGATGTACTCAAAGATTTTATGATGTGCTTCACTAAATCACAGGTGTGACTGACTtaataccactcgctcgctttcgcaGGCAAGCGAAACCTCCACCTCGTGGCGCTGGGGCATGACGGCATCATGGACTGTGCAAAATTTCTGATGGCCGGGCGCcatataacccgttttgtgattggttacAAAAACCATTTAttgcaatcgtaagccaatcaatgaacgcgacggccttaATTAATGTGACCCccatgtgacccgccagtaaagtacgtctaagacacggtttcagatttgaagcaggtttgactgccaaaaatggcaaaatataaagtttcaaaaaatattgttttaaatatgttttctagactgaaattttgtgcagaattcatttctgaagtcagaaatgcacaatctgtcattgttttcctgatatgagcattacagtagaggcgtatgcttttgacggaaataaaaatatgagatccataagtgacaacatcatcacaacatatttgaactctattggcacacttataaaggctctgcaaggctcacatcatgttgtagtgcaagtctgacatctgattggtgcacacacattgataTAGGTCActtgattgcgcaatattacaggtactaagtaattgttcccgattttgctcgaaaatggggtggcgagtcaatttgataaaaaaaattagaactcaaaaaatatgcattttagcacaagtttgatactatatccctgtagtactgtatcatgggaataactgattagtttttctgaagtcagaaatgcaaaatctgtcattgttttcctgatatgagcattacagtagaggcatatgcttttgacggaaataaaaatatgagatccataagtgacaacatcatcacaacatatttgaactctattggcacacttgtaaaggctctgcaaggctcacatcatgttgtagtgcaagtctgacatctgattggtgcacacacatggaatataggtcacatgattgtgcaatattacaggtactaattgttcccgattttgctcaaaaatggggtggcgagtcaatttgataaaaaaattagaactcaaaaaatatgcattttagcacaagtttggtactatatacctgtagtactgtatcatgggaataactgattagttttttaaacatgtcgccatcttattttttttttgcgattttttgaaatgccaaattttacataatttacagatgtcacaaattgataaaaaaattagaaaagaaaattgagaaggaatggaaatatattaatgttatacccaagtaggaacttatactgtgcacaactgattagtttttcaagcctatagctcttgtagttttcttgtaatcccgatttttataaatggctggaatttttacacacatccaaattttaaggggtaggggaaacatttttacattttgcaagtctttcccttagttaaaatgaacaaagttaggtatcaaatgaaagcccattcaatactgcatagactggtaggtcaaccatcactgtagcaccttcctatcaagagttatgatttttcaaatcaatttgtttgccgaaaacggcttattttggcatgtcaattgtcacgaggcatgtcatatttgaatgattctggcgcgcaaatgattaagtcaatcataaaacaaatacctgaatccatcaaatagtaccctcagctgatatgttaacattttaaagggccatatctatgtatattgtagactctatgagtatacaaagttggcatgtgaaaatttttgtcacccaaaacgttcatttttcgggcaaaatcggacacaaatcaacattttgtagcaaaacgatgtacgatgcacgctgcttttgacaaaaaaatcatgttctacaaacattttcaccctagaaaagacaccttagaaattaaacatagctattttcactctggggtgaatttttacacactttggcagtgaaacctgcttcaaatctgagaccatgtcctaacctgattggtttacaaaactactttgataattgctaagccagtcagtgTGCTCGATGTTtaacaacctcgtagaggttttcgcgaggcgaattcacatggtgatccagcgatcgagtataaattcagcgtgACAACTGCACttgcaggtgcaataacaatacatggacacaatcagtgacatttacacaatgaaataatgaattatttatgacatgcatgggctggattttacgatcgaggtaaggttttcggcctgtccctgcgtgaatatccttagttttcagcatcaaagatacttgcgatgaccagttttttgcggacacttgaTAACAGGTACCTTTTATAgatcatagggtagaaacgatagttgtacaactgtacaaaatatacattttgttatgggcataaaaagtttacaaaaaatacattggtccacacgttgtgcatgtattcagttgtttgACGTATAATCGTATATGGAAAGATAATCTGCAGAACTTACAAATGATAATAGAAGACTGATGTAGTTTATATTTCAGGGTAAATAATGGTGATGTTAAGCTTCTCTAATATTTTAATGACTAGTTTGTTTGGAGACAATTGGTCCATGCTTTTTCGACAATCAGGAAAATTGTTTTGTCAACAATATTGTCAACAACAGCCTTGACTTGTCGACAACAGCACTATATACTAACTAAGTAAAGAACTTTCTATCTTCAAATTTTCTAGTACCGTAAAGAAAAAAACGGATTATGCAAGATGTTGTCAATCACgcgaaactcaaaatcgactttccttggccttaacTATTGTGTCGTCGTGGATAGTAGCATggtagatagatttctcgatcaatctcagaccttcgtacttgtcttgtcttgtcttgtctgctACTGCACAAAACGCCTGGTGTGGCTATCAGCGTACAGATCATGCATCGATTCGCTGATAACTTATTAAATTttcttctcaatttcaatttcctTACCGTCGATCAAGTTCTTGAAAGAGGCCACATCAGGAGCTATTTTGGTGGTAGGTGGCAGTGAGTTCCATTTTGGTATTGTCCGTGGATAAAGTGAGAATTTATAGCAGTCTTTGTTGGGGCGTATGACGTTATAgttaagttcatgagtttgacgaGTAGTGCGTCTGGCTGTAGTGTTCTTGGTCAGGTGATGACTGATGTTAGATGGTGTGAACTTGTGAGTTTCTTTGTATATAGTTATGAGGCGAGCCTTTTCCCTTCTGTCTTGAAGAGTGTCCCATTTCAGATCATGAAGCATGTCCGTGACACTGCTGGTGCGCCTGTAGTCGCTCTTTACAAATCTAACTGCCCTCCTCTGGACTTTTTCTAAATTATCCTGATGAATTTTCTGGTACGGATCCCAGATTGGGCTGCAATATTCTAGTCTCGGTCTCACCAGGGTTTTATAAGCAATCTCTTTAGTGCGAGGGGAACAGTTCCAAAGGTTTCTTTTCAGTAAGCCCAGAATGCTGTTTGCTTTGTTAACAGTCTGATTTATGTGTTTAGCCCAAGATAAGTTGCTGGATATCTCGACCCCCAAGTAGGGATGGTGATCTACAGTTTGGAGAGTAGAAGTTCCCATGCGATACTGGTGTGGAATGAAACTTCTTTGATGTGTCACGTGCATGATGAAACATTTGGATATATTGAACTTCATCTGCCAAGTTTCTTCCCAGGTACAAAGAGAGTTGAAGTCTTTTGTAAAATATCACAGTCCTCAGGAGAATTGATAGCTCTGTACAAAATCAGATCATCTGCGAAGAGTCTCACTTCAGATGTTACTCCCTCCGGGATATCATTAATATAGGCTAGGAACAACAGGGGACCAAGGACAGTCCCCTGGGGTACTCCGGAAATTACAGGTGAACTTGGGGATGCCTGTCCATCAATGACGACACTTTGCTGGCGTTTCATCAGGAAGCCCTCAATCCAAGATTTGGTATCTCCTCTTATTCCAAGGTGGTCTAATTTTGTGAGGAGTCGTTGATGCGGAACCATATCAAACGCTTTACTGAAATCCATTATGCATAGATCAGCACGGCCACGGTTATCAAGGATCTCAGCAACATCGCTTTACCAACCCAGCAAGCTGAGTTTCGCAGGATCTACCACTTGAAACCCATGTTGTCTATCGCACAGCAGAGAGTACTTTTCCAGATGGTTCATGATATTGCTATGGATTATGTGTTCTAATTGTTTACAGGCAATACATGTCAGGGATACCGACGATAATTACTTGGGAGTGACCTATCgccttttttttgaaaattggcgagACGGTAGCATTCAGCCAGTCCTGGGGTAAAACCCCTGAAGAGATGGATTTTGGTAAATTTTCTGAAGAATGGGTGCCACACTTGAAGCACATTCCTTTAATATCCTAGCTGGAATGTTGTCAGGACCTGACGCTTTATTGATTTTCAGGTTCTTGAGCAGTTTTTCAACTCCAAATGTAGTGATCGTGATTTTTGGCATATCTGGTACAGCACTAACTCCAAGATTTGGAATAGAAGAAAGGTCTTCTCTAGTGAAGACCGAGCAAAATTGCTTGTTTAGGGTCTCTGCCTTCTCTTTGGCACTAGATGCTATACGACCCGTCAAATTTAGGGGGGAAACGCCAAAAACATCCCTACGGAGGGATTTTATATAATTCCAGAAGGGTTTGGTGTTATCAGTTTCAAGACATTCACCAATACTATGGACATGTTCCCGATGCAGTGTCCTCATTTGTCTGTCAATTTTGCGGCTTGATTGCTTAAATCTGTCCCAGAGTTCAAAATCACCAGTTTTTCTAGCCTTGTCATAAAGCTTGCGTTTTTCCTGATATTTCTTTTCATGGTGGCATTTATCCAAGGAACACTTGGTTTGATGAAGTCATTTTGGATGGTATATTAACATCCATTGATTTTTGGATAGTGTTTGTAAAGCGATTCCAGAGCTCATCGATGTCCAAGTTCTGGACAACTTCTTCAGTTAATTCAGCACCAAGTTCATCGAGTTCATCAGTGATTTTACTGAAATTTGCTTTTTTATACAGGTACACTTTCCGTTTTggaagttttgtgattttgggttTAATAGAAGCATGTATGACGACTATGTCGTGGTCGCTAATCCCGGGTTTTACATCCACATTGTTGACAAAAGCCGGATTATTGGTAAAACATAGATCAAGGATACTATTGTCTCTCGTTGGTTTTAAGACAACCTGCTGAAGATTGTGGTCTAGAGCGATTTCTAACATGGTTTTACTTGGTCCTGGGTAACGACCACACGGTTTGAAGGTATTTGTGACCCAATCTACATCTTGTTACGGAGCAGGACAGTGGAAATCATAGtggtgacggaggtgtgagtacctcgggctagttTGTGGTGGTGCCTGGCGTCCTAACTGGCTCCTTTATTTACTTCGTACAGCGTGAATGGGGGTAGTTCGTTcggaaacaggacggttcgcaccctttcaatttcggacccgtgcactttcgccccctttcaatttcgcacccgtgcactttcgccccctttttaaaccgcgggtaatgtgctgctgttgattgatgatgcacgacTCGATtgcttcaactcccggcggtacagcggggtgttgtatgtgtataaTATTGGTTGACTGTTTAGCGctgtgtttgcagtaccggtccagcgtgtacaaaagcaaatagtatgtttacccgggatgttgatggactctccggttcgattgaatttaataggtctatattattacaataattatattaaatgtgcttcgactgaagattggtattgatcattatgtttttgatttgttattttattttattttacttaggcctattttatttcatttctattttattttattttaggcctattattagtaCTTTATTAATAATAGCTATAGAATTTAGTGTTAAATTATTTATGGcatataaaatttatatagggcctaggccctaatattgatatggccaaaaatttgatggcttataatttataattgaatacctgagtggaagaagggcccaactccatgaaaactgtttttgagatattaagaaaaacttaatatttggaaaagtttaatagacagaatgttttcatcttcaggggatctttaagacatgaacatacaatattacatacattcaaattatatatgatgtttccatagcaacggtacaggtcttaatactgagctggagttgggcccttcttccactaatatactgtaagtgccagttccgtaagcaagagtgttataaatagctacagaaatttgataattatccattaattgctcaagtagaagcatgtaatatgctaGCAAGTAAGTTtgttgtagtgaaaagcagatttaatggatgaccaaaattctaatatttgtggaagaagggcccaactccatggagttgggcctttcttccatgaaaaccatgattaagtgtacgtggaagactatttagagagtggattttggctcatctttcacacacaaggaagaacagtctgctggcaataaaatgctgggtctaactcatttttgtaaaaaattggagttgggcccttcttccactcaggtattcaattttatcccatctttatgttgccgaattgatcttctttgacatgaaactaatggggaaaaaatatttctcaaagacaaatgcgcacaagcaaaacaaacGCATGAcagcagctttgcgataatgctgtgcTGACTTTCGCCACCTTTCTTCACCGCAATGCATTGGTAGCctacggtgactaggcagtagcacgcatatattcgtcccagaaCATGCCCGGTaccggatcgattgcttgacaagtctccggGCCACGCGGCCGCGTGGCTGTATACATAAGGTACGTGTGACTTCTTCAACCCAAtatgtaatgaatgacttacgggaaagcgccgggtatggtgtgggttCAACCAAtggtaccgtaaacagacacgcaaaagtgccatatgcctagtgacgtacgatcgattgcttgacaagctCCCGGGCTCCGCGGCCGCGTGccggttagactatgccatagtcgaattttattaaaaatatgttattattagtcatgatgaacccatttcgttgaactcaaaattatactgatgtttattaaaattaaagtattcaatagtaaaatggtcataaagagttaaaaatatcagataattagtgacaataaaagtaactgaatgcaacattatcttgcataattataatggctcactttaatcatgttaatactgaacaattctcattttggaatctaccagtttattgatagcgaaccccgaagctaacaaacagagggagtgcggtgactgaaaagatcagatacagatgtgaaaatctatcagttgcacacaaatcaatataaatcagagttttatgcttaaatgtaatggccagagtatgcaaaatgggcaagtggactacggagaagtctacgtgCGGTATAAACTTGTCAAGAAATACATGCATAcaaagatatttatatatttacgaACAATATGTTACGATTGCACATTGAGAAATATATTACAATTGCATccatattctttgccaaatataaaatattattaatcaggaaaattttctgttcgttttaatgagacatgtaaataatgaaccaaatgttttaacttttatgtcctaatgaatgatgtattttttctgtgttcttaattaatttaatatatatatttctacaagtgttacgtaaattgtataaaacaaagaaatgtaaatacttttaacgaattttgatatatttgatgtatgattttttgatgtttatgttttaaaaaaattcttaggGCCTATGTttaattctacaaattgttatgtatattgttttcatgacacagggcccctgtaatagcagatttatctgaagggtaaccctgtataaatatggttttaataaataacataagtaaataaacaaatttgtggaaaaatgctatccaattctgcattgtaaatgattgacattttgtgttcatgattcattttgtttaccggcctgtcaatcacggattCATTATGACGATGCTTCATTAACACCACGGCATATCTTTTTCTTAGATATTAATAAAGAAGATCGTATAAAGGGGTCAAGGAGATGACTTtctttgtttactttttttatagtgcctttttttttaaatcaagaaagctgctttgtcttttgaaaCATGTCTTGGTTAtggatgttgctgcacataataatttatttctatcaattagatttgttcagttcatcttaatttcttAAAGCTTtgtatttagtttttttttttctttttcttttttttcttcttttttttttctttctttctctatctttctttgtttctttcttctttctttcttacacttACACATTAAATTTATTTTGGAACTTAGCTACAAATATTATGATTTGCAACTAAACACAGAAACGctatattcaatttattattataactattattgttattattactgttattattattatcatcattgttattattaggggctgtgcaataattatgagccctgggggagggtaaaataaaattttattattaaattaactttgtttatatgttttgtgttactcccccattggattttgtgtcatactttcattgtttttaattttattcattgcttgttgacacttgtttccttttggatccatcctttggtcgtcagttggaacaaatttccctgtttttatacatattataattaataattaaatataaatttattattattactatttattattattactatttttatcattgaattctaattatttcattattttgggtaagcctgctgctaaaatatctggcctgtaatatattctgagaaaaaaaatcgttcctctattttgttttaaaatatcctttctttccttccttccgggtttatcatgacttaataagtgcatgcccgacggcccagtactataaacatactacgTCGCATcgccgggagttcaagcaatcgatcatgcatcaatcaacagcacgACAGCAGCACAATACCAGCGGTATaaaaggggcgaaagtgcacgggtgcgaaatagaaagggggcgaaagtgcacgggtccgaaattgaaagggtgcgaaccgtccagcattcgtTCGTTCATGTCCAGGCATGCAGGGCAAGGTCGAAGGCGCAATTCACTTGCTCTCCTTAAAAACGAAGTCCTGACTGATtaaaggaaaattctcatgcctgataatgtcatgccaataactcaatttcagccagatCAGCCCAGATGTGGATGCAAGGCCTTTCGCAACAGAGGCAGAGCAGAGCTCTTCAATTCAAGATCATGCATGCATTGCCTGGGAGTACATGCGTACGTACGGAAGGTGGACGTGATCATGAACATtcgcattttattattttttttatatgtacATTTTAAGTCTTCGATTTGGCAAAATACACTTACCCAGTGGTCTACTTAAATGACCAAGCGTTAAAGCTGACTTTGCAGTCTGTGTAAACCTTACTGCTACTTGCCGAAACATTTTCAAAGCTTCTAAAATGAAGTATTCTCTTGCTACTTTCAACAAAAAATCTTTTCGTTCAGCAAGCCGGTCGTGTGAGGTCAATTGAGGTCAAAGttcagattacgccctctatttTAGAAGGTGGGTATAGCAAGTCGTAGCGGACAAAATAATATCAACGGGTTTTTGAACAAGAAGAGTTTGCCATGCTTTttattacactgcaaaaaatattttactcaacattgtttAAAAAGGTCACAACCCAACAGTTGagcaaaaaattactcaacattgagctcattataggtcacaactcaacaaatgagtaaaacatTTAGGGCTGTGCCTTGTGCAAAGTaggccttcttcttcttcttcttccagttATAGTGAAGGCTTCTTGAAAAGAAGATTACTCACTGCAGAGTGGTGGGTGCGCAGACATATGACACAGACAAGAGATCACAGGTGCAAAAAATGTACAGTGAAGTGCTGATTAAAAATTTGATGCTGTCTGCTGTCTAGATGGAGCCGTCCCTCAATGCCATCTTGAAGGCATTGAGTGTTGGGAAGGCTGCTGGATCCTTCTTTAAGGAATTCCAATCCCTACTTGTGCGTGGGAAGAAGGAAGATAGGTACACTTGCGAGCTGCAATATGGCATCCAGATGCGGGAGTTATGACCTCTGGTGTTGGATGTTGCTTCAGTGACGTGATCTTTCCAACTGATGTCAACCAGATCGGAGTGAATCCTGTAGAGCATAGTTAGCCGGCTTTGGCGACGTCTACTTTGTAGAGATGGCCACTGGAGCTCACTCAGCAGGGGGGTAACACTTGATCTGCGGTCGTAGGTGTTGGGTATAACGTATCTGGCACTGGTTCGCTGGACTTGTTCCACTTTCTTGATGTTTCTTTGAGTGTGAGGGTCCCATACTGCAGCTGCATACTCAGTAGTAGGTCTTACATAAGTCGTGTACGTAGCCTCCTTAATCCTCCGACTGCTGTGGTAGAAGTTGCGCTGGAGAAATGCACGGGTGGAATTTGCTTTTTTGGTGGTGATGTCTACATGGTCGTTGAAGCTCAGCTTGTTGTCTATGTTGAGACCAAGATATTTGGCAGATTACACTTCTTCAAGAGTGGTACCATGGATGCTGTAGGAGAAGGTGATTGGTTTCCGCTTCTTGGTAACACGCACCACCTGGCATTTGGCTGGATGAAATTGCATAAGCCATGTGTGTTCCCACTTCTGCAAAGCATTGAGATCTTCTTGCAGTAAGGAAGCATCATGATGGGACGATATCCTCTTGTACAGTGCAGTATCATCAGCAAACAGGCGGGTTGTCGAGCTCTTTACGCAGTCCGGAAGGTCGTTGATGAATGCCAAGAAGAGCAAAGGTCCCAGGACGCTGCCTTGTGGTACGCCTGACGACACATTGGCTTGAGTGCTGATTTGGCCATCAACCAGAACTTGCTGTGTACGGTGGCTGAGGAAGTCCGTAACCCATTGAAGAGTAGGTCCACGAATGCCGTAATGCTGGAGTTTGTGTATAAGAGAAGCCTATGTGAAACCTTATCGAAGGCTTTAGCGAAGTCCAACAATATCATGTCTGTTTGCCCTTTTTCTTCGAACCCCTTGGCCAGATCGTTGATAGTCAGGATTAGCTGTGTGTCGCATGATCTGTTCTTTCTGAAGCCATGCTGTGCATCGGACAAGATCTTTTGTTCAGACAGATGGTTGATtattgcactatggaccacatgcTCGCATAGCTTACACAGAATGGCGGTGAGAGATATAGGTCTATAATTTGCTGGTGACGATCGGCTGCCCTTCTTAAATATGGGAACTACCAGTGCTTTCTTCCACGAAGATGGGACAGATCCTTGGTCGAGGGATGCTTGGTAGAGGAGGCAGATGGCTGGAGCGATCTCTTCCGCAGTTTCCTTCAGAAGTCTGGCAGGCACGCCGTCAGGACCAGAAGCCTTGTATGGGTTAAGATTCTTCAGCAACTTGACAATACCTTGATTGGTGATCTGGATACCATTCATTGGTGGATGAGTGCTGGGTCCAAGATCAGGTAGAGTTGATGAATCATCCTTGGTAAAAACTGATGCAAATTGGCGATTCAGCAGATTGGCCTTGGTCTTTGGGTCACTGAAGAGATGGTTGCCTTCTTTCAGGGGAGCAATACCAGCTTGGTCACAACGCTTGGCTTTGATAATGGCCCCCAGTCTTCTACTTGCACCAGGTTCACTGCGTATTATGTCAGTAAGGTACTTGTTGTAGGCCTGACGACAGGTAATTTGGCTCTGCTTCTTCAATTGCCTAAATCTCCTCCAATCACGGTCTCTGTTTGTCTTCCTAGCTTTCTTGAAAGCCCTTGCTTTCCTTCGACAGATCCGTTTGGTAGAGGTGTTAAACCATGGCTGGTTGAATCTGGTGGAGCTGAGCTTGGAGGTACTCTGTCATGGAGTATTTTCTGAAGATACTGTTCA encodes the following:
- the LOC140159569 gene encoding uncharacterized protein; protein product: MSKGEIFPPGYNLYRKDRKHGWGGVLLGVHSSLISQQLQIESEAEFVGAKIISGKQTIIIGALYRPPSSKQPYMNVLNQVIEKICVSNPGVAVWIAGDANLPDIDWATDRVVGHQYPLELNESFLQMLSTSKLSSTRFNQPWFNTSTKRICRRKARAFKKARKTNRDRDWRRFRQLKKQSQITCRQAYNKYLTDIIRSEPGASRRLGAIIKAKRCDQAGIAPLKEGNHLFSDPKTKANLLNRQFASVFTKDDSSTLPDLGPSTHPPMNGIQITNQGIVKLLKNLNPYKASGPDGVPARLLKETAEEIAPAICLLYQASLDQGSVPSSWKKALHYGIRGPTLQWVTDFLSHRTQQVLVDGQISTQANVSSGVPQGSVLGPLLFLAFINDLPDCVKSSTTRLFADDTALYKRISSHHDASLLQEDLNALQKWEHTWLMQFHPAKCQVVRVTKKRKPITFSYSIHGTTLEEV
- the LOC140159079 gene encoding cytochrome c oxidase subunit 5A, mitochondrial-like isoform X2 encodes the protein MFRQVAVRFTQTAKSALTLGHLSRPLVASQQVRHSSQQTNEEFDNDWVDYFNREDLDDWALRRGLNELYGFDLVPEPKIVSAALRACRRLNDHAMAVRILESVKAKSVQDASIYPFIIQEIRPTLDELGISTPEELGLDQPDAEKQRVD
- the LOC140159079 gene encoding cytochrome c oxidase subunit 5A, mitochondrial-like isoform X1, yielding MFRQVAVRFTQTAKSALTLGHLSRPLVASQQVRHSSQQTNEEFDNDWVDYFNREDLDDWALRRGLNELYGFDLVPEPKIVSAALRACRRLNDHAMAVRILESVKAKSVQDASIYPFIIQEIRPTLDELGISTPEELGLDKPDAEKQRVGKLSFLSIHNPRGTTHTR